The DNA window AACAACCATAAAATTTGATAGTGTATAGATTATATTCTAATTAGCAAAATATGTGGTGTATTAGAGTGGCTTGCATAAAATCCACAAATGCAAGCCTAATGCTAAAAATGTTTCAGTAGACCTAAacctcaaatatttaaaaaaaaccccttgtgttCCTTAGCTGTAAAGCCCGAAATTCATTGTACTAAGTTATTGATGTATTTTGTGTGTAATCAATACACTCATTCTTGTGCCACAAATATCAACTTGGGCTCATGGAGCCAGGCTCAGCTTTGAGATTTACATGCAGGACTCTTAAGAGTCAATAGAAAGCTCATGACAGATCTGCAGGATGAAAGCACTGTGTTGCAAATCTGCTCACTTTGtccaaaacacaatgaaaatttaCTGACTTAGTGCTTAAAGACTGGATTGAGAAGCTGTGAACTGAAAGACAATAGCCTGCCTTTGGTTGCCCATGATGAAATACAGAACATAATGCTATATAGTAGCAAGGGACAAAGAATTAAGATACCATATTTATACAGTATTACCATTTAACAGCATAGTGAGGCACAAGCCTTAAGGCTAAAATATTAAATCAGGCCAAAAAAATGGACAGAATGGGACTTAAAACACCGAGTCTTTGATATCAAGATTACCCACAATAGAGGTCAGACCTGATTAACAGTACCTCTTCTGCATCCTTCCACTAACAGCATAAGGTTGGATATCTATGTATTCCTTCTTTCCATCAATAGTGTTGACTGTATTCACATTCTTCACATACTGTATTTCTGTGAAACAATGCTTTGAAGCTTGTAGAGCTCTGCTTTAACATGACAATTTTGTTGCTGTGCTGATCCTTATTACAATTCTGATACTTTTAAAAGTTGCTACACTTAAAAACCAACAAATATCCTAATCTTGATTTACAACTATCTTGCAAGATTAAAACTGTGAAAGGATTCTGCTGTTGTGGGCTGCTATTTACATCCACAATCTAATGCAGATGACTGAACCACTGAGACTGTCTATAGCTCCCATTAGATAGTACACCACTGGCATGCAGAACTCTAGTGTTCATAGAATGAAATTCATGTTAACAGCATACCTCAAAGCAAGTACACTACAAAAGGCAACAACAGGTTTAAACTGTAGATTTGTCTAGACACTCCTTACGTggaaaagccagaaaaagaaTACATTGAGAAGATGCCTTCTTGAACCAAAATGGTTAAAAACAATagcaaaatccaaaacaaaacaaaaccaagcaaaggAATACAGCGGACTGAGAAGGCGGCAACAAATGCTTCGCCTTTTCTAAAGGAGGTCTTCAGTGTAAAAGGACCCCCCACCCCCATAAGATTGTATTTACCGTGTAAAACATTAACTACTATTAGGTTTCTAAGTCCACACACAAACATCCAGGTTGCTAAGTTCTGATATTAATGAGAGACTACTGATTGCCAATGTGTAGTCTAAAGTCTTCTGAAGTAGCATATATACTGTTAAACTTGTGGCACCAAGCACTTGGGTTCTGCTAAGAAATGTGTATAACAAAACAGAGTACAACATTTAGGATTAAAGGCAGCTTTGTTGTGTGTATTTTACGGTTTCCTACAACTTGTAAACACAGGCCCTTAACCTGCATTTTCTAATTAACTGGTTATACAGATTAAATATATGTTTATAGTTTAAAGCCTTTTCACTGAAAGGTGTTTAAGTCAAACACTTGATATCCTACTGCCCTGTGACTAGTAAAAATACACAAGTATTTCCATGTACTGCAAGTTATTATAaggcttaattttaaataaagtgtaGAAACACAGTAAACTTATGTTACTTGGGTTAGGCACTCCTTACTGCTGCACGAACTGTTTAAAACTTTCAGAAGTCACCTCTGTCCCAACTCAGAAAACAAGGACTGCCAGTAgccaagaaattaaatttaatgttACAAAAGAAAGCATATCGAAAATAGCAAACTACACTTGCATGTGGCAGTTGAACAGGTGAGTGCAAGgttgaagaaaaagttaaaatctaTGAAAAAAACTAGATTACAATATTAGATTGACTTCACACAGCTTGAATTTGCAGCTGTTCTTTGCTTTTAACTCCCTCCCACCCAAATATATCAACTTCCTTCATGAAAAGGAGTTCTCTTATGCAAAATGTGTCATGTTCACATAAATTTGTATTACTCGGAACAAAACAGTTTTGCTGGCAGAGATTGTGGGTTCGCAGGGACATTTAAGCTTTCATTTAACTGAAAAACAGTCAAGTCTTTGTGTCTACAAATTTTACATTTAATAGTTCCACAAATTTGGCAGAAGTTCATGATGACGTCTAGGATGTCTTCACCAAATCGTAGACATAAATATGGAAATCATCATCAAACTTGATAAAATAGACAGATGGTTTGGCTTCAACTTGATGAATGACCATGCCAGTCCGTTTTGAGCCATCTTCTTTGGCATATTCCACTTGTTTTCCTACCAGGCTGTCCACAACTTCACCTGGTTCCCGTTCTGCAGGAGGTGAATCGTCTGTAATATGAAAATACAATGTACTTGTTGGATATTTATGGGTTTTTTCCAATATTCAAAACTGCAGAGCCATctttaaaaaagttaaacaaTCACAAGTTTAAAATGCAGAGTATGTCTAAAACGATGTTGTTCAGACAAGCACCTAACTACTGCCATGCTTCTAGAAAGTACagtcacagaattattttttaatgtaatattgtCTTCAATTTTATGAAGTAAAAAATAGCACTTCAATTGTTTAGAAAAGTAAATCTTTAGATGTGAAGGTTTACACACCAATTACAGAACATGTTTGTAGATAATTGAATTTAAGCCCCCAGCAGAACAAGGCACTGACTCTCTTTAACAGAAAGGCAAGTGTGCTAGAACTCTCTCTCCCCACACACTTTACCCAAAATGTCAATGCAAACATGCCATTGCAACAAAACCACATCTTCCAAGCTATGTGTAACCTCCTTAATCAATAATGCTGTTAAAAGGGGATTTTGATTTCACACTAGAATGGATACTACTGAGAAGTCTAACtatattatttgcttttctaGCAAAATCTACCCAGAAATATCCTTAAGGACACAATTCATGTTCTCTGTAAAAGATCCAGATTCAGGGAAGGTAGCTCATAGTTCGGAGTGTCTTAAAAACAGAGGTAAGTAGTAGATAGTCTCAGGAAAAAAGAGCACATTAAAAACTTAATTATTAAATACGGAAAGCATAAGCCTTTTGGCTTATTTTTCTGAGATGGAAGAAAGCATAGcagaatttaaaaagtaattgcaaAGTATTTTAAGGTGCCAAATTTGAAAGAgcttgctttattcctttctttaggAATAGGAAGGtcactttttccattaaaatttgtGGCTCACTCTCTTCAAGCCACAGATATGTTGCTTTTTGTTAGGctggaaaaaaatcttacaaCATAGGATCACTACAGAGGTTCTGCAAATAAGTGCCACTTGTTTATTCAGCCATCAGACTATTTGTTATCAGTGCTAGATCTGAAGGAAGACAGTCTCAGAAACTCAatgaatgaattttaaataatatttatgtagTGCATTGCATAGGCAAACATTAGTTAtctaattaataattattatctAATTAATAATTTACTTTAAAGCCAAAATTGCCTCTGTCAGAGAAGTGCTTTTTAGGTGCAGGAGAAATGAGAGTAGAGTATTCTTgacaaacttttttcttctttttttgtactAGCTATCCAAATCTCTTGAACAAtactgattctgtgaaaatccttctatatttataggaaaaaacccaatagcTTTCActtcaagaaaggaagaaaaaatacctCTCCCAACctattgaaatttttttcctgtttatgtgTTTAAATGTGTGAGAGAAAATGAGTTGTCAAAAGATTAGTGCTTCTTTCCTCCAAGAAACTATTCAAAAGTTTTCCAAACTGAAGATGCCTACCCAAACTAAATGAATCTGACTATTTTAGTTAGCCCCAAAACATTATTCTTATAAGAACTGCTTCAGAAATACAACTCCTTGAGATGGCTCTTGATTTGTGACACTTCTATAAGAAAGTAACAATGAAAGGCTTCTAGGTTGtcagtttctgttaaaaaaatctaAGTGTAATCTCTTCCAGAATAGTATGTATATCTTTATCAGAATTACGAATTATTACAAAAAAGGATTTTCCAGTATTTATTGCATTTCATCACTGATgcaagtaaaatatttcagaagttttttaATACAGATATATTTTCTGTTGTGCTGTAACCTTTGTTAGTTTTGATAATTAAAAAGGTCCGTGTTTCTCAACCCTCTTTTCCATACATAAACCATAAGCAAAAACCACAATACAAAGAGAGATGCcgctttccagaagaaaaaagtaactgGCCTACTTACTGGAATCAGGCATAATGCGAAGGTCACCTTCTTTATAGTCATCTAAGAGTTGGTACATGTACAAGACAGGATCTTTCTCGTAGGTAATATAAAACCACGTATTCATAATAGGAGCTCGAGCCAAGACCATCCCCCTCCATTCATCTTTTGAGCCATCCTCTGTCTCAAACATATGTTCCACAGCTTTGCCAATCATTGTGTCTGCCAGGTGGGCATCACTAATTCGAGATGAAGCTGAAATGGTAGCAGTTCATAAGTACATCCAttcaaaagtaaagaaataagtctttgtaaaaaataatctttatccAGATTCATGAATAAATTTGTTTGAAAGTTAGTCAATTCACATACAAAACAAATATTGTCCATTCCAGAGAGTTGAAGACCAAAGAACTGCAGAACTTGAAGAATTATTTTAACATGTTAACACTCTTATCAACATTTTCCATCATTGTACACCCCCCACAACCAAACCCCAATTAATCAAACTATCATAATGCAGGGTAAAGGGAGACCAATATAGGCTACAGCAAATAATAGtgtctgtattttaaatatttgtattgtgggaggaggggaggaagagaggttAAATCACAGAACAGCTGTATGAAGGTGTTCGGTTTGGTTCTCCCTAACCCCATTCTAGAGACTGCTACTGATCTCTTTGCAGTCAGGAAAAACAAGAACTTATTccattcagaaataaataattactAGGGTAAACTCTGAACTTTACAGTTTGGAAAAACCTGCAGTTTAACAATTCAGTGCTAATTATGAAAACCAATAAAGCCTTGTTACTTGTCAAGTTATTTCACTTCGAAAATGCTTTTTTCCCTCCGTTTGTATTAATACCTAGggaaagcacatgaaaaaaaccccaaccaaacacaTAACTACTGTCAAACACACACAAGACAACATAGCCAGGACATTTCTCACCTGGCtcagaatttaaaatttaatagaaaTATCAATGTTACATGTACATAAACTCGTTAGGGATAAGActctaaacaagaaaaaatacagaatttactgCATACCATTTAAAGACAAAAGACAGCACTATGCTCTCTGGTATCATCAAATCTttgtgaaattaagaaaaattaaacagagcATTTAGATTATCTACCATGCGatgaaaagtaatttaataaaatttaaatgttcTGTCAACATATACgcatataggaaaaaaacctcttaccAACTCTGTCTGGAAGGACTTCAAGTGCTGAAACTCTTTCATCTTTGTGCAGTTCTAGTCCATACACACAATCAAATCCATCATACTTTATAAGATAGAGAGAGGGATTTACAGGAACTTGATCAAGAACTGTGCCCTTCCATTGTGTTACAGGTCCACTCCCTTCTTTCCAGCCATGCTGTATTCTGCAGCCTACAATGTTTCTTCGTGGCTGAGAAATAGGTTTGCTTGGTCCAACATTGTTTCTATGCTTTCTGTACACAGATACAAACATAACGTTAAACAAGTACATACTCAAAATTCTACTCCGGACAAGAGCTGTATGCTTTAAGAAGgcaatatattattatatattaataaagaTACATTAAACTCTAACACATACAGCTTAGTTCACCTTATTCAAATTAGGGTGTAAAGCATATTACATtgtactggaaaaagaaaaaaaaagtagtggaaCACTTTCAACATTTTGTAGAAGGTTACATTCATAATAGTAGTTTCTAAAACTAGTTTGCTTAAGCCAAAAGAACTATTTTAGCTATTGCTACACTGAACATCAAAAGTAAAACTTGCTTGTTAAAACCCTAAATCAGGTCTCAAAGAGCGATGTTATCTAATAGTATTATACTTTTGCTACTTTGTAGCTCTCTGCAGAACAGTAAACATAATTCCCTTACTCCAGGAGGAAGAAGTCAATGGAAACATTAGTGGTGGCTGACTAAAATTCTTCAAAGCATTTGTTTTCCCTAACCTGTGTTGTCACCTGAAGGAAATTTTGCTTCCCTCTGCACTTACAGGT is part of the Numenius arquata chromosome W, bNumArq3.hap1.1, whole genome shotgun sequence genome and encodes:
- the LOC141476624 gene encoding spindlin-Z, encoding MKTPFGKSPGQRSRADAGHAGVSASMMKKRTSHKKHRNNVGPSKPISQPRRNIVGCRIQHGWKEGSGPVTQWKGTVLDQVPVNPSLYLIKYDGFDCVYGLELHKDERVSALEVLPDRVASSRISDAHLADTMIGKAVEHMFETEDGSKDEWRGMVLARAPIMNTWFYITYEKDPVLYMYQLLDDYKEGDLRIMPDSNDSPPAEREPGEVVDSLVGKQVEYAKEDGSKRTGMVIHQVEAKPSVYFIKFDDDFHIYVYDLVKTS